CCCGGATCAGTCCATTGATGGTGTCTGCGGTGTCCCCAGTGCAGCGCTGGAAGACTTCCTGCTCCCGCTGGCCGAGTCCAAAGCCCACATAGGCGTCGTTGCGGATCGGCGTGAAGTCGCCACCATCGCTGTAGGCCCGCTTTTTCGGCGTGAAGGACACGGCACCAGAACCCGAGCTGACACCACCTCCGCTTCGAACGCCGGAAGGAATCTGGATGTAAGGGGTCGTGCCGCGTGCAAGAGCGTTGCTCAATTGACTGCGGCCGCCGATAGCGCTGTCGCTGATCGCAAATCCCCGCTCGAGGGCTGCCATGTTGGCGAAGCTGCTATTGGGTGTTCCAGCAGCTGAAGTGAAGGAACGGGTGTAGGGCACCACATCGTTGCCGAACACTTCTGCGTATTCCGCTCCATCGACAATGAAATCAATGACGGCATCGTGCCCGCCACTCGCCAGCAGCGTGATGTGGGCTGACATTTCCGCCTGGTTTGCTGGAGGTCGCCCCAGCAGGTGCTTCAGGTTCAGTTCGATCCCGCGCTGAGGGGCAACCCCTTCGAAGAAACGGGCGCGGTAGAAGCTGCTCTTGGCAAGGCCACGCACGAAGTCGCGCACGTCCAGTTCGCCATTGCAGAACTGAGCCTCCAGTTCAACAGAGCGCTCGTTGTCCATGACGTGGGCGTTGCCATAAACCTGGCGATAAGCCGCGTTGATCGCCGTTTCCAGTGCGGCCGCATCGCCAGGGGCATAGCGTTGAGCGGTGACGCCATGGGGGCAATCCTCGTGATTGCGGGGCCCGATGGCGATCTTCATCGTCGAGCAGGACTGGCGCAGAAACTCACCGTTGCTCAGGGCAGGTTTGGCGGCTGCGTTGCGGTTACGGCTGAAGGAAACGGGGCCGTCGTTAAGGGAAGCGGCACCAAAGCCTTGGGAGGCGGACATGTGTTCAGGGGGGTGAGGGGAGGGTTGTGGTGTCAGGCGGGGGAAGTTCAGGCGGGCCGACCTGATGCGCAATGGTCGTTAAGCCCGCCTGGAGCGGAGGATCACGCTGGAGACGTCAGTTCACAGGCGTGATGCTGGCGATCTTGCCGCCCTCGCGGTGAATGCGCTTGAACTGCTCGGAGAGCTTGTCGAAGGGCACGAAGTACACCCGGTTGGAGCGGGTGTAGCGGGAGATCCGGCGGACGTTGTTGGCGCTGTAGCCGGTGACTTCCACCCGGTAGGTCTTGCCTTGTTCGCCGGCACCCACGCCGTGGCGAGTGGGGGCGTCCTGCAGGTTCTTGGACGGACGGAAGCTCCAGCCGGTGGCTTTGGTGGAGGAGGGGGGCACCACCGCCATCGGGCGGTTCTGGTAGGCGTTGCCGCCGAGTTTGCTGCTGATGCCAGAAAGATCGCCTTTCAAGCTGCTGCTGCTGTTGCCACGCAGCAGCTGGAAGCTCCAGGTGAACTCCTGCAAGGTGGTGCAGGATTCGGTCTTCCAGCCCCGCTGGAAGGGAACGGTCCACTCGCCGTAAGTGTCCTGGTAGTCGGCGCTGTCGATGAAGCTGTCGATGTCGGCTTCGTAGCCGTGGCTGTCGAGCCGCTCGGCGTGAGCACGCATCTCATCGAAGTCCACGGGGGCGCGTCCCAGCAGGTGGCGGAAGGCCAGCTCGATGTAGCGGTAGCGGGAGCAGGCGTCGAAGAAGCGATCGCGGTACAGCTCGCTCTTGGCGATGCGGCGCACCAATTCACGCACGCTGATTTCGCCGAGCTTGAACTGGGATTCGGCGACGAGCTGACGCTCGCTCTCCATCACGTAGGCATTGCCCAGGACCTGCTTGTAGACAGCCGTGATGATCTGTTCTTTCTTGGCATCGTCATCACCGGGGATGAGCTCAAGGGGGGCTTCGCTCTCTTGGGCGAAGCGCTCAACCCCAAGGAGAGAGGCAGGACCGAAGGGCATGGGCTGCGGACAGAATCAGCTGACTCATCCTCAGGGCAAAGGAAACTCGGGGCCCGCCGCCTTCATAAAGCTCAACCAATTGTTTCTCAATGTTGCGTGACTCAACGAAGCCTTAGGTCTCGAGGCTGGTCCGCGTCGTCTCGCGGGTCAAGGGGTTCCAGGTGTCCAACTCCTTATATGGCCTCGACAGCAGTGCAGAGCGCTCGGCGTCGAGTCCCACGCAACCGCAAAAATCAGCACCGGCGAGGGTCTCAGCGCCCTCAAGCCGGGCGGAGCTCAGATCAGCGGCCCTGAAATCGGCAAAATCCAGCTGACACCCCGAGAAGCTGGCGCCCACACAGGACGCTCCCCGCAAAACAGCGAATCGCAGGTCAGCGCCGACCAGGCGAACACCATCCAAGAGCGACCCACTGAGGTCCGCACCGCTGAGATAAGCCCCCATCAGATTGCAGCCACGCAGATCCAAGCCGCGAAGGTCCGCACTGTTGAGGAAGGCACCGTTCAGCTTGGCGCCAGGACCAACAGCCCCAGACGAGCGGTGGTCAAACCCCTCAGGGAAGCGCGTGAACACATCAAAACGCGCCAAGCGCAGGTCAGCACCATCGAGGTCACAAGCGCTGAGATCAGCCCCGCGCAAATCGACCCGACAGAGGACCGCTCCCCGAAGATCAACGCCAGCGAGGTCCCGCCCACTCCAATCAGCACCGCGACCATCCAGGGGTGCAGCACAACCAACCGTTGGCAGCAGGTCTTCAGGAGGCTGCCACTGCAGAAGGTCGAGCACTGGATTCAGTGAGATGAAGGCGGAACGCTAAGGACTCCGACGAGATCAGGAGTGGCGCAGGGCCGCCAAAGCGACAGTCAGCAACACACGGGTGATCTCGACCCCGCCAACGATGGCGACAGCAAGCCACACCTTCAGCGCCCAAGCGGGAGGCTGACCATTAACCCAAGCCTCTGAAACCTGCCCAGACAACACATTGGAAGTCGCATTCGGCGACGGGGCCCGCTTGGCCATCACATCGCGCCAGTCCGCGCCGTAGCGGGGGAATTGCTGATAGATCGGCAGCTCGCCAGTGGCACGACCAGGCAAGACCCTGGAGCGCTGGGAGGGGACCAGATCCAGGCCAAAGTTCGAGAGGTATTCGTCGCTATCCAGCACCTGATCCACAAAAGCGGGGAAGCCCTGCTCCGCAATCACAATCGACCAGCGCAGACGCTCTGCGTTGGAATAAACCTGACGGCCAAGGACACGCCCAATGACCTGGTCGATCATCCGGTAATTCGAGTTGCACTGGTAGTAGTCGCTAACAAAGCGATCAGACAGAAGCAACCCGCGAATAAAATCCTTCGCAGTAATCGAACCGTTGAGATATTGCGACTCTAAATATGGCTCTCGATCAACCTTTAGGGCATGAAAGAAGATCTGCTTGTACGATTTCTCGATGACAGCTTTACGCTCGTCCTGATCAAAAGCAGCAGGATTACCCTGCAGGGAGGCCTTCAGAGAGACCCGGGAGTTTTGCGTGGAACAGGGGGCTTCCAGGAGGGGAAGAGCCATCAA
This DNA window, taken from Synechococcus sp. LTW-R, encodes the following:
- a CDS encoding phycobilisome rod-core linker polypeptide gives rise to the protein MSASQGFGAASLNDGPVSFSRNRNAAAKPALSNGEFLRQSCSTMKIAIGPRNHEDCPHGVTAQRYAPGDAAALETAINAAYRQVYGNAHVMDNERSVELEAQFCNGELDVRDFVRGLAKSSFYRARFFEGVAPQRGIELNLKHLLGRPPANQAEMSAHITLLASGGHDAVIDFIVDGAEYAEVFGNDVVPYTRSFTSAAGTPNSSFANMAALERGFAISDSAIGGRSQLSNALARGTTPYIQIPSGVRSGGGVSSGSGAVSFTPKKRAYSDGGDFTPIRNDAYVGFGLGQREQEVFQRCTGDTADTINGLIRVTYRQVMGNPHLMESERVMSAESKFAEGYLSTREFVRSIALSPEYSRRFFETNAPYRFVELNFKHLLGRAPVSQAELSEHIQILANDGYEAEINSYLDSAEYQSTFGEDTVPFMRILSEQGRSQLAFNRHLSLAEGFAASDSVLNSSALVTSVATNSVPSGWRTTTTRTNRNSAVAGSSSATTKRFRIVVQAQPRGGRQRTPNASYLVSGKDMSSQMKYIHARGGRIVTITEVM
- a CDS encoding phycobilisome linker polypeptide, encoding MPFGPASLLGVERFAQESEAPLELIPGDDDAKKEQIITAVYKQVLGNAYVMESERQLVAESQFKLGEISVRELVRRIAKSELYRDRFFDACSRYRYIELAFRHLLGRAPVDFDEMRAHAERLDSHGYEADIDSFIDSADYQDTYGEWTVPFQRGWKTESCTTLQEFTWSFQLLRGNSSSSLKGDLSGISSKLGGNAYQNRPMAVVPPSSTKATGWSFRPSKNLQDAPTRHGVGAGEQGKTYRVEVTGYSANNVRRISRYTRSNRVYFVPFDKLSEQFKRIHREGGKIASITPVN
- a CDS encoding pentapeptide repeat-containing protein; the protein is MLDLLQWQPPEDLLPTVGCAAPLDGRGADWSGRDLAGVDLRGAVLCRVDLRGADLSACDLDGADLRLARFDVFTRFPEGFDHRSSGAVGPGAKLNGAFLNSADLRGLDLRGCNLMGAYLSGADLSGSLLDGVRLVGADLRFAVLRGASCVGASFSGCQLDFADFRAADLSSARLEGAETLAGADFCGCVGLDAERSALLSRPYKELDTWNPLTRETTRTSLET
- a CDS encoding phycobilisome rod-core linker polypeptide, which gives rise to MALPLLEAPCSTQNSRVSLKASLQGNPAAFDQDERKAVIEKSYKQIFFHALKVDREPYLESQYLNGSITAKDFIRGLLLSDRFVSDYYQCNSNYRMIDQVIGRVLGRQVYSNAERLRWSIVIAEQGFPAFVDQVLDSDEYLSNFGLDLVPSQRSRVLPGRATGELPIYQQFPRYGADWRDVMAKRAPSPNATSNVLSGQVSEAWVNGQPPAWALKVWLAVAIVGGVEITRVLLTVALAALRHS